Genomic segment of Terriglobales bacterium:
ACCGTGATCTCTTCAGCTCCCGGCAAGCAGGGCTACGTCACCGCCGACGAAGAGAATGCTTACCTCAAGCAGATGGCAGCGTCTCCAACCGCGGTCCTGCTCGACCCTAACGGTGCCGTCGGCCATCTCTACGATGCCAAAACCACGCCGCACATGTTCATCATCAATCCCGATGGGGTGCTGATCTACAACGGCGCTATCGACGACAAAGCCTCAACCGACGCCTCCGACATCCCAACCTCGAAAAACTATGTAGAGGCGGCGTTACAAGAGGCGACCACGGGGAAGCCCGTCAGCAACCCGACCAGCCGTCCCTACGGCTGCTCGGTGAAATACGCAGAGTGATGTAGTTGATTTATTTCCGCCGAATTTCGGCGAGTTTTGCGGGTGCCCTATGTTAGGCGTCAGTTGGCTAACGTGGGAGGTCGAAGCGTAGCTTCGACCGGGTGTGGCAATTA
This window contains:
- a CDS encoding redoxin domain-containing protein → MKLSRSFLVSLALLTFSAAAFAAKVGDPAPNFTATDSNGKTEQLSAYKGKFVVLEWHNQGCPFTQKHYTSHNMQNLQKEWTGKGVVWFTVISSAPGKQGYVTADEENAYLKQMAASPTAVLLDPNGAVGHLYDAKTTPHMFIINPDGVLIYNGAIDDKASTDASDIPTSKNYVEAALQEATTGKPVSNPTSRPYGCSVKYAE